Proteins from one Kwoniella shivajii chromosome 1, complete sequence genomic window:
- a CDS encoding glycerol-3-phosphate dehydrogenase (NAD(+)), whose product MSAQSTAPSTPDVARDFSDLEISSTVTSPAATRPSSPIPASLPPSPLPSGKHKIAVIGSGSWGSALAKIAAENAVKRNDEFHSEVRMWVREKIVNGKPLTHVINRTHLNSRYLPDIKLPRNLVATPHLKDVVKDATLIVFVVPHQFLHTVLGELSRPGVLHPGARAISAIKGVEVNGTDIETFASLIEGRVGTPCSALSGANIALEVALGQFCETTIGCPTHEDSLLWSAVFNAPTFRVSAVEDVNGVSLGGALKNIVALAAGFVDGLGLGGNTKAAILRIGLGEMTEFCLEFFEGSQRETFSNESAGIADLITTCYGGRNRKCAEEFVKSGSTFDVIEKKLLNGQKLQGTATAEEVHNFLRARKRVHAYPLFEKVYQIAFEGLPPKSLVRGL is encoded by the exons ATGTCAGCTCAATCTACCGCCCCATCCACACCCGATGTCGCTCGAGACTTCTCCGACCTCGAAATCTCCTCCACAGTCACAAGTCCTG CCGCTACTCGACCTTCATCCCCCATCCCAGCTTCCTTACCTCCATCCCCACTTCCATCGGGAAAACACAAGATTGCCGTGATTGGATCAGGATCATGGGGAAGTGCTCTTGCTAAAATCGCAGCTGAAAACGCTGTCaagagaaatgatgaattcCACTCTGAAGTTAGAATGTGGGTAAGAGAGAAGATT GTAAATGGAAAACCCCTCACTCATGTTATCAACCGAACTCACCTCAACTCTCGATATTTACCAGATATCAAACTTCCTCGAAACCTCGTTGCTACGCCTCATCTCAAGGATGTAGTGAAAGATGCTACCTTGATCGTATTCGTCGTTCCACATCAATTCCTTCACACCGTTTTAGGGGAATTGAGTAGACCAGGTGTACTTCACCCTGGCGCTCGAGCAATCTCAGCGATCAAAGGTGTCGAAGTGAATGGAACAGACATCGAAACTTTCGCCAGTTTGATCGAAGGCCGAGTTGGTACTCCTTGTTCAGCTTTAAGTGGCGCTAACATCGCattagaag TTGCTCTTGGTCAATTCTGTGAAACAACTATCGGTTGTCCTACTCATGAAGACTCCTTACTTTGGTCAGCAGTCTTCAACGCCCCCACATTCCGAGTCAGTGCAGTAGAAGATGTTAACGGTGTATCGCTCGGTGGAGCCTTAAAGAACATCGTAGCTCTCGCTGCTGGATTTGTCGATGGTTTAGGCTTGGGAGGAAACACCAAAGCTGCTATCTTGCGAATTGGTCTAGGTGAAATGACTGAATTCTGCTTGGAGTTCTTCGAGGGAAGTCAAAGAGAAAC TTTCTCAAATGAATCCGCTGGTATCGCAGATCTGATCACAACATGTTACGGAGGAAGGAACAGGAAATGTGCAGAAGAATTCGTCAAATCAGGATCAACATTCGATGTgatcgaaaagaaattgCTTAATGGTCAAAAACTCCAAGGCACAGCCACTGCTGAAGAAGTCCACAACTTCCTTCGAGCAAGAAAGAGGGTTCATGCCTATCCATTGTTTGAAAAAGTATACCAAATCGCTTTTGAAGGATTACCACCTAAATCTTTAGTTCGAGGATTATAA